In Vibrio sp. 10N, the following proteins share a genomic window:
- the coaA gene encoding type I pantothenate kinase, whose protein sequence is MSPFMSFSREQWSALRNAVPMTLTEEDLKELQGINEKLTMQEATDVYLPLSRLLNLYVAARQRRNSVLGEFLGNTEHTPPFVIGIAGSVAVGKSTTARLLKALLSRWDNHPKVELITTDGFLYPNKTLLEKGLMGKKGFPESYDMRRLVQFVSDVKACKRNVQAPVYSHITYDITEEEKVVDLPDVLIIEGLNVLQSGMDYPHDPHRVFISDFLDFSLYVDADSEQIEQWYVNRFMKFREGAFTKPGSYFSHYTQLSAAEAESKAKAIWASINGLNLVENILPTKERAQLILQKGADHSVETVYLRK, encoded by the coding sequence TCAGCGCTTCGTAACGCCGTACCCATGACCCTCACAGAAGAGGACCTAAAAGAGCTTCAAGGCATCAATGAAAAACTGACTATGCAGGAGGCAACCGATGTTTACCTGCCTCTATCTCGACTGCTCAACCTCTATGTTGCCGCAAGGCAGCGTCGTAACTCAGTACTTGGCGAATTTTTAGGAAACACCGAGCACACGCCGCCGTTTGTCATAGGCATCGCAGGTAGTGTCGCCGTTGGTAAAAGCACCACCGCACGTCTGCTAAAAGCACTTTTAAGCCGCTGGGACAATCACCCAAAAGTTGAACTGATCACCACGGACGGCTTCCTGTACCCAAATAAGACTCTACTCGAAAAAGGGTTGATGGGTAAAAAGGGCTTTCCAGAGTCTTACGACATGCGCCGCTTAGTGCAGTTCGTGTCCGATGTGAAAGCGTGCAAAAGAAATGTTCAGGCGCCGGTCTATTCGCATATCACTTACGACATTACGGAAGAAGAAAAGGTCGTTGACCTTCCTGACGTGCTGATTATTGAAGGGTTAAACGTACTGCAAAGTGGTATGGACTACCCACACGATCCACACCGCGTATTCATCTCCGACTTCCTCGATTTTTCACTCTATGTCGACGCAGACAGCGAGCAAATTGAGCAGTGGTACGTCAATCGCTTTATGAAGTTCCGCGAAGGCGCGTTTACCAAACCTGGCTCCTATTTCAGCCACTACACCCAATTAAGTGCAGCAGAAGCCGAATCCAAGGCCAAAGCCATTTGGGCCTCAATCAACGGCCTAAACTTGGTCGAAAACATCTTACCAACCAAAGAGCGCGCTCAGCTGATCTTGCAGAAAGGCGCTGATCACAGTGTTGAAACGGTATACCTAAGAAAGTAA